Below is a window of Musa acuminata AAA Group cultivar baxijiao unplaced genomic scaffold, Cavendish_Baxijiao_AAA HiC_scaffold_1139, whole genome shotgun sequence DNA.
GTTAATGAAGCAACAAAGTCAAGTTTAATGAAACAATTACTGATGAAGGACACCCAGTTCTAATTTTCCAACTAAGGCTAATCGGATGTAACTACCGGCTGGAAAATAAAATGACATTTTACAACTCACGCCAACTTCTATCTTATTGTGAGGAATCACTTCGCCATCATCACTTTCACAAACTCCTCATAGTTGATTTGACCATCACCATCAACATCGGCCTCACGGATCATTTCATCAACTTCCTCGTCTGTAAGCTTCTCGCCGAGGTTGGTCATGACGTGACGAAGTTCAGCAGCAGAGATGAAGCCATTCTGATCCTTGTCGAACACTCGGAAGGCCTCCTTCAGCTCCTCCTCTGAATCTGTATCCTTCATCTTGCGAGCCATCAAGTTAAGAAACTCGGGAAAGTCGATTGTACCATTGCCATCAGCATCAACCTCATTTATCATGTCTTGTAGTTCTGCTTCAGTAGGGTTCTGACCCAAAGAACGCATCACAGTTCCAAGCTCCTTAGTTGTGATACAGCCTGTTGGAATTCCACAGAgaacaaaaatccaattcaaaaaatatataactaGAAATTTTATTCTTCATATTTAAAAAATTGACAAGTTAATCTAATTTCAAAGACTTTTTCTTAGCTTACGAATAAAGCCAAGATTCAGCAACAAAAAATCTATTCAAATCTGCGACTGAATTCCATCCAAAACTACAGGTCATTTTCTTTAACTAGAATTTTTTTCCCAAATGTATAAGCGGCAAAGGCGGAATTTGAGCCCAAGACCATAATCTGGTCATATGTCTTTCGGGTTATGCAGTTCTAGAATTATTCTGATTATGTTTAGGCAAACAATACAGAACCCTTAAAAACTGTAAACAGATATTAGTTAACTAATAAGGTAGGCTAGATAGACATCAGTCATCAAAATGATCAAGCCCCTATGGCTTTGATATGCTCAATCGTATTAACAGCATATAACTGCTGCTACCACTAGGAGAAATAGAATCTCATGTTTTCCACTTAACAGAACTGTGAGGTTTAGCTCACAAGTTTGAAATGAAGCATATACAGTGTCTGAATGAATCTGTCAAGTAGATAATTAAAAAGGTCCTAATAACAGCATTCGAGAAGCAATCTTATAGCCATTATTATCTCTATCAAACAAAACAATTGCTATAAATTCAAAGAACTTTATTCATAGACACAACGTATAACTAACATATGTAGTTAAATACATGATTTGTCTATACTATACAACACAAAAAACATTTAGTGTCTAAATAGAAGTCACTATCCAAATAGACAGTTACTAGAGCAACAAGATGAAAAGCAAACAACTTGGACGCATGCAATGTTCACTTTACATGTATCACTTCTGTTCCTAGTTGTGATACAACATGTCCCCTGTCCAACCAATGCAATCTGCCTAGAAAAGTTGTTTGATAGGAGGCACACCATCCTAACAAGTTGTAACATTTACAAGATGAGTGGTTGCCATCACTGAACATAATCACCTGTGTACTCAGGGATAATTTCATTGATCTAAATATGAGTGAAGATACACCATaatcaaagaaataaaaaatcattcAGTTTGATAGATATTCCATATCTCCATCTTGGAAATTACCTGGAGAAATTCAAAAAGTGAAGATAGGAAAACAAGTTAAAAACTATACATATGCAAATCCATACACAAGAAATTTGAAACATAAATTTGTCATGTATCACACAGAGATTATTCCCTCTAATTCTCCCCACATTTCCACAACGCTGAATATAAGAAAAAGCACATTTATCAGACATCATGTGGCCAGATGGACATACTGACATAATAACTTGGAATAATAATGAGTCTAGAACTGCATAACTCTAAAGACATATGACCAGATTATTAGTACTAAACTAAACCAATTCAGTCTTATATACTAGTACAACCCATCATCAACTCCTGATATGGGACTATTGGAGCATTGCATATCAAACCATCCAAGATTTTATCTTCCTCGGCTCCCAAAAGGGTTCTTGGTGTTCAGGAGTAACAACACATGAACAAATCAATTGTTAATGTAAGTATTCCATACAACTTAaatatagcaaacaatataatCAATTGTTAACCTTTTTAAGCATTCCATACAACTTAAATATAGCAAACGATATAATCAGTTGCTAACCTCTTTAAGTACCTTCCATAAACACACATTAAACAATTCGAACCATTTCATTGATAATCTACCTAAAATTTCATCTGAAACTCTGTTCTTTTTCTCTAGGACATTCTAGATATGAATTAATAAATGCACTGCACTTCTCCATAAACTTGCATGTGTACAAACGCAAGTAAGAAAACACGCATCTCCATGATCATGTACAATGTGAGATCAGTATGACACATAATGGACAATAGTATCAACCAATCTGCCAATATTGTGTTGTGCTGAGGCCTTGCTTTGACTTTGTtaataaaatcaataattatcaaaaGACCTAAAAATGATTCACACCCAAAAAAACCAGGGAATTCCAGCAAAGGCCATGCTTGAGTCATCAGATCGAGCATTTGAATAGTTCTTGCATCACAATGCTGAGGCTCTTCCGATGATCAACCACACACTCATAATGTTACCTACATCTTAGCTACAGAATTACATTTTAGAAGCAAAAAAGAAACTTCCATTTTACAATTTTAAATAAAATGCCAGGTTCAGATACCAGTCAGTGAGACCAGCTTGGTTCCATCAGGGCATCGACTACTTCAGAAAGTAGCCAATAACCACAGTTTACCAAGTACGGCAAAACATTTGGTTTCTCCATTAGATAATTTCTGAAGAATATGCCAGATGGCAAGATGGCTGGTGATATCTACCATGTTGTTTTAGATAAAAATGGAAAGGTAAAAGCTTCTTGCTGAAATAAACAACTTAATAAGGCTGAGCTAAATCTTTTATGAGCTAGGAGGCAAACTTCATGGTAAGGATGAATTTGCCTCCAGAATTATGgtttatttcttatttaaaacTCTGAATAATCTTATTGACTAATTTAATATGTAaatgaaacaaacaaacaaacaaacaacctTTGTAGTCTGACTCATGCACTTGACTCTCTTTTGACCTAGGTGGTTAGCAAAGATTATTGGGGCAGGTCCACAGAAATAGTTAAGAAATTATCAGTGACTCATCATAGCAAAGTAATAGCACATCAAATAGTTTGAAGGGAACATTTATTGGAAACAACAAGACATAAAAAAGGTTATTTGGGTTGATGTTATGTTGATACTGTAGTAACAGCTAATAAAACTCAAAAGTAGGTAACTTCCCCCACCTGGTCTCTGATAATAAATAGTGATCTCATCAATATTGCATCCAACTATTATGGAGCAATACTGTGACCACTTccagtttgcatttgtgcattagCTAGGAATGACAGTGTACTAAAAAGATACCAAAACATGAATCCTCTCAAATTATGCAGGTAATATgcatcttataaaaaaaaatttaggaacAACCAAATAATCCAAAAACGAACACATTACAaatgtttcttttttatttatgagaAGGAATATTCATTTGCAACCATCCTTTGCTAaaagtgcaaaaaaaaaaaaagccaacaGGCAGCATAATACACATTTTCTTTATATGTTCATGGTTATGATGAATACTTTGTACTCCACGTCTTTCAGAAATGAGGATCAGTAAAAGGAAAGATAATCTAGcagaagaaaaattaaaagttATAGAGCAAACAGATGGTCAGATGTGtggagatggaatcatgatgctcACTACATGGCACATGAGCATTAGCAATACTGGAGAGAAGAGAGACAAAAATTGCTAACATCAATATTATAGCAAATGGTACACCAAAAATGAGACTCCTTCATGTAGATGAATTCATCTCAAAAGTAATTTTTATTCTGGCTGCAAAAGAATTATCTACATGGTCCTGAAAACCATACATATAGGTATAAGTTTTACTTAAGAGATACAAGAATCGCCAGACAGATTTTTCACTCAAAACATATCAGATTTCACCAAATCAGCAGTAGGGTCAAATTAGTAGAAACAAATAGTGATCTTTTGGTATTGTAGAAAGAAGAAAGCTGTAGATCTAGTAATcataaaataaagaagaaaagatTGTGAATAATCATAAAATAtctccaataaaaaaaaaagaagaaaagctagCGGAATGACACTTAACAGCCTGTCTGTAATAAAGCATCGAAAGTTATCAAGCAATTTAACCTCACAAGGAAAGCATGAAGAGATTTTTAGACTTGTTAACTCTCAAGTACCAACACGTCTAATTGACATGATCAAACACCAAAAGGTGAATAGAAAAACCATGAAAGAACAACATTTTGCACAGGTCTaacaaataagaaaaaggaaaaaaaaaaaagaagaaggagagCATAATGGGATCGAGAGGGTCTGACCATCGCCGTCCTTGTCGAACAAGCTGAAGGCCTCCTTGAACTCTGCGATCTGGTCGTCGGTGAGCTGCTCGGCCATGCCGCCTCCGCAGATCGATCGATCGAACTCGCAAGAGAAAATTAGGGAGATCTGGGAACAAAAGGGGAACAAGAGGTGGCGAAGCAGAGGACGCGAGCGTTTTATGCCCTCGACTTCGCACACCGCAGAGATCGATTCCACCACCACCTTCACCATGTCACATAACGGCCAAATTACAAGGGCCCCACGGTGGAACGTTTTGGGCACACCAACTTACATCTACCCCTTCTGTGGCTGGCGAGGATAATGGGTCCCACCCCAGCCTTCCATCACAGACGATGGTACGCGAGAGGCCGCTTGGGAAACTAGTAGAAGACAGTAACGCGCGTTAACGTCCCTGTCTCGTCGCTCCCGTTTCGTGAAGTACGCGAAACGGAATTAACGACGGATTCACCGGTACGGTCAGCACCGTCAGATTCCGATCGAGCGGCTGATGTGGGACTCAACTGTGTCCACGAATCTTAAAGAAGGGTAAATTCGTAAATTTAGGGTCATCAACTGAGTGGCCATTTATGGGTAAAATTCCAGTCTTGACCCCATGCGTTGACCGGGAGATGGAGAGACGAAGGTTACGTTGCCCCATCTCTGACCGTTAACTGAAGACGGACTTGTCATGTAAACCGTCCATAATTTTATGCCTCCGCATGAAACGACCGCGCTCAGATTCAATGCACATCTCCTCGATTGAAAGAAAAACCAATAAATAACATATTTGCAATGAACTCATGCCACTAaaatggattgatccattcatTAGAATTTCCTGTAGGAATAGTTATTTAGCTGCAAAAAAAATTTTTGTCCATTACTTGATTGCCATCAATGACAAtggtttttttcttcttctcatttTCCTAAGAATTTTTTGGTTCCAAATCAAATAATAATGACCCGAAAAGGATGAAGCTCAAAAGATCTTTTCTTATTGTTAGATTACGTGatcctttataattgaataagatatataataaaactaattaaattttgataatatatATTGATCAACAGAAAAGAAAtctatattataataaaatttctttGGGGATGATGCTCTTGATGGTAGGAATTCTTCTAATAATTTATCATAACCCTCAACTTttacctataaatagataggacttcTAGGGTCTATCTAAACAACACATCTCGTAGAGAATACAGTTGAGATATTATAGTTTTTCTTTCAGTCTCCTTGAActatcaaaagagaagagaagaaagtcTAGTTCTCCTTTTATATTAACAGTGATTTTAGATTTAAAGGTGATATCCTTTTCAGATTACATCAAAAGATACATATCGTAAAACTAATGTAATGCTATTTAATTTCAATCCTAACATAAAAGTATTTTACATATTACATATAACAGTTTTTATGCTTATCGTCGTAATATTTTCTCCTTAGCTCAATCTAACTAGGAACAAGTATAAGAGAATATCAGTAATTCCTTGCAAAGGAGGTACAGAAATCTGAAATGTATATTTGTTAATTTTCCTCAAACATATTATAAGATATTTCCTGGACACTAATTAAATCAGAAAGCAAAACCTTTGAAATGCTGTTCTATGACAGGTAATGCAAAATGTAATGAAAaacccaaagaaaaaaaaaggtagagGAGAAAACTTTGAAGAAAATGTAACTCAGATACATGATTGTAAAATCTATATATGTATCCTATTAAATCAGAATTAAAATAAACCAGTGTAAAGTGTCTTATtacaacaaataaataaatcaatcaatgaggATTTTGATGACAAGCACAAAAGCAAAATGAAGCGTAGAAATAACATAAATCCAAATTGGCAGATCCTAACAGTAGCAATTCCTCCATAAACCATAGACCAAAGAAACACTTGCAGACTAACTTCATcgagaataaaaatattataaaatattattaagatcGATAAGTATTTTAGAATTTATAAGTAAGCATCCAAGAATAAATATTtatgaagaaaacaaaatcttgATAATTGGGACTTAGTTcttctataaatattttatgtatctttgtattttgataagataattaagatatgaaGAATAGTTTTAGTCCTTTTGGGTTTCTCTCTAGCATATCGAGAGTATCTAAATATATAAAATTCTTCAAAATTTATGTGAGATGGTTTTTAAGGAAGTTATTCTCGAGTGAGGATAACTCAAAACCTTGTACTTGATCTTATATgatgaataatttaatttttctctATGGATATAGGTGGGATTTATCAAACCACATTAAATCTTATGTCGGCTTTACGCTTTTTAACTTATTGATTTCTAGATattcttttggttttaaaatttttttcttctttttcaaataGTGTACTTAAGAGTTGTAAAGATTTGATCGTCATAGATTCAAGAAAGATGAGCAATGAAGATTAGAAGGCTTTATGAGGcataaaaatagataaaatattCACTAAGGTAGAGACTATTATGATTGGTAATTATTTTGAGATTTCTGAAGTTAGTATCTCAATAGAATAAGGAATCCTAATACAAGAAGGTCTCGTGAAGAAAGAAAATCCTAATTATTAGAGTTTGGTTTTTATATAAATATCTCTCTAACAAGTTTTGATGGGAAAGAGTAAGATgtgaaaaaaatacttttaatagTTTCTCTCTAACAAGTCCAAGGAAAGTATTCCATGGAGTTTTTAGAGAGGATAGGAGAAAAATGATGTGAATTCTATGAAATTTATATGATAGGGTCTAAAAAAAGTCATGCTTGGATTGGGATAACTCAACCTCTTGTAATTGATCTCACatgaagaatttaatttttctctatggatatatatatatatatatatatatatatatatatatatatatatatatatatatgagatttaTCAAATCATATTAAATCTTATATTGATTTCTTTAGTATAGTTTTTAGTTTATTGATCTttgagcatattttttattttaaaatttttttttatcattattcaaCAAATCTGATTTCACATCCTTATCTACCCCTTCTTTTCATTGTGGTCGAAGTGAGAATTAGGAGATGTCGAGTAATCACCTTCTCATTGAGGTTCAGGTGAGAATCAAGTGATGGTAAGTAATCACAAACACCATAGATGGGTTGAGTTCACTGGTTGCCAGTTTTCTTTAAATATTATCATGTTAGAGTATCATATTTGTTCATTTAATAGAGCCTTCTTTCGTGACTAATAAGCGATAATACCTGCTGAAATGGTTAGAACTTTGAACTTTTCATCTTATAGATGAAAATTTTTGtcagatttcatttatttttagctTTCTTGAATTTTAAAAGTTTTGATTTTGTGAAGTTAGATATTTCATAATACATGACAATAGGTGGTATTTCATAATAcgatactaattcatcccccgctcccctctcttagtgtttttacgatcctaacaattggtattagagcctagttCTCTTAgtcggtttaacacccaagagagattaaatggtTATTTCTAGtaatcaagagggttactctatcactcgtcctcataTATTtagtgggacggactatacttattgaaagaCACAAGtatatattttcttgatttttatggattttgatttgTGGAATGTCACTTAATATGGTTTTTAAAAATCTTTTAAACTGATAAATAAATGAAATGatcttaaaaagaaaatattttctttaaatgttaaaactatgaatactttattttgtgctttagataaaaataagtttaattatgtttctacATGTAAAACTACACATGATAATTGgacacacacttgaagttactcacgaagatagtaaaagaatctaatattaatcatttggtacgtagttatgaattatttagaatgaagccaagcaaaatcattagtgacacgtatactcattttacggatgttgtcaattgcttgaaagctcttagtaaatattatactaatcttgaattggttaataaaattttaagatctcttccaaaaggtTAGAATCCAAAGGTAACtacaattcaagaagcaaaggacttagaacaactttcctcttaaagaactcctaggattattaatgacctatgaaataacttgcaagaTACATCATGAATAAGAGgaaaaccttccaaagaacaggaaggatattgtacttagaaccaaagaaaaccactagagtgaaagctcaagtgatgatgatgacttagcactcctcacaagaaaatttaaaaaattcatgaaaaggaacaaaataatttCTGTAAGACaaaaatctaataataaaaatgaacttaaaaaggatataataatttgttatgaatgcaaaatCTAGCACACTTAAAAAATGATTATTCATAATCGAAGAAGACGTTGctagcacaaaagaagaagaaagcactcaagccaACATGAGATGAATCAAGTGCATCAAAAGacgaagagcaaaccaatgaagacgaaGTAGCAAACTAAGTGTTGatgactttcaacaatgaggtatgtGACTCAACTGAAATTTCTTTACtttataatgaattacttgatgtatttcatgatttatatgatgaactcaAAACAAtcggtaagaaatataaattactaaaaaatgatCATGTATCTCTCTTTAGtgaatatgataaataaaaaaatgagtaTAACAATTGCTTGTTAATATCTTACACTAAATGTGATGAGTTAGACtcgttcaaaaagaaaaatatgttattataataaatattaaaaaaatttaaaattgaaagtaaatcattaaatatgattcttactAATAAAGGTTATGTATAGAAGGAATCGACTTCATGAGTAGTAACACTCAATAATAGCTAACTATATTTGTAAAAGGATCTATATTACATATTCCtcctaaagttaaatataatttttgtggaagatatggtcattatgcttatatatgtttatttaaaaaatatagctctcaTAAATTGGTTTGAGTTTCTAAATGAACCATATATGATTTAATGCCAAAAGTAAAGAAAAATAGATCAATgatctaaaattaaatttgtacTTAAAGTAAACCCCTCTCTTGTAAGTATGTCTttaataagatttccccaactatattaggaaatctctctattctgtttagagggaaatccttcctcctaatctgtataaataggagagggaacatgttaatatatttaagctaaagctatttcatttctacaataaagcttcttcaattattgttcttatcttttattatttctatcatggtatcagagcagtgagaaaagcgaagcttcgctcttgcctttggccagcgaccaacgccgctgagaaaagtgaagcttcgctcttgcctttggccagcgaccaacgccgttgagaaaagcgaagtttcgcccttgccttcggccagcgaccaacgtcactATAGTCACATTCCTGAGAGGCTCCacagccaatcctcat
It encodes the following:
- the LOC130494221 gene encoding calmodulin, whose protein sequence is MAEQLTDDQIAEFKEAFSLFDKDGDGCITTKELGTVMRSLGQNPTEAELQDMINEVDADGNGTIDFPEFLNLMARKMKDTDSEEELKEAFRVFDKDQNGFISAAELRHVMTNLGEKLTDEEVDEMIREADVDGDGQINYEEFVKVMMAK